One bacterium genomic window carries:
- a CDS encoding TPM domain-containing protein, which translates to MRRASVIIAFFAVLLLPSLAPAAFPKPQGFVNDFASVISAKTRGKMESMLVAFQGQTGIEVAVVTLPSLDGEPIENAAVKLFQEWGIGKKGRDNGALFLIAPTERKARIEVGYGLEGAINDALAGRLLDEAVLPKFREGDMDAGIASGAIAIVDTISKKEGVAFDAASAFGSGAPAVYGKEKEKSGPLQKIFKVIVMIIMIIVFIRHPWLFLLIMSSGRGGGGGGGFSGGFGGFGGGMSGGGGASRGW; encoded by the coding sequence ATGCGCAGAGCATCCGTCATAATCGCCTTCTTTGCAGTTCTCCTGCTGCCCTCCCTTGCGCCGGCGGCCTTTCCAAAACCGCAGGGCTTTGTGAACGACTTCGCCTCCGTCATCTCCGCCAAAACCAGGGGAAAGATGGAGTCCATGCTTGTCGCGTTCCAGGGACAGACCGGGATCGAGGTGGCGGTCGTCACCCTCCCCTCGCTCGACGGCGAGCCGATCGAGAACGCCGCCGTGAAGCTCTTTCAGGAATGGGGGATCGGAAAGAAGGGCCGCGACAACGGCGCGCTCTTCCTCATCGCCCCAACCGAACGCAAGGCCCGCATCGAGGTGGGCTACGGCCTCGAAGGCGCGATCAACGACGCGCTCGCGGGGAGATTGCTGGACGAGGCTGTGTTGCCGAAATTCAGGGAAGGCGACATGGACGCGGGAATCGCCTCCGGAGCGATCGCGATAGTGGACACGATTTCGAAGAAAGAGGGGGTCGCGTTCGACGCAGCTTCCGCCTTCGGCTCCGGCGCACCCGCAGTCTACGGGAAAGAAAAAGAGAAAAGCGGGCCGCTCCAGAAGATTTTCAAGGTTATCGTGATGATCATCATGATCATCGTCTTCATCCGCCACCCGTGGCTGTTCCTGCTCATCATGAGCAGCGGAAGAGGCGGAGGCGGTGGCGGCGGCTTCAGCGGGGGGTTCGGAGGATTCGGCGGCGGGATGTCCGGCGGCGGAGGGGCAAGCAGGGGATGGTAA